Sequence from the Coriobacteriia bacterium genome:
AGACCTCGGCCACGATCACGCCCGCTTCGCCGATCTCGCAGGCGACCGCGACCGCGGCAGGACCGATGTTGCCCGCGGGCTCGGCGGCGATGCCGGCTTCGCGCAACAGGTGCGTCACGAGTGAGGTCGTCGTGGTTTTGCCGTTGGTTCCCGTGATCGCCACCCAGGGGGCCACGGAGACCCGGTACGCCAGCTCAAGCTCGGAGATCATGGGCGCTCCGTGCGCGCGGCCAGCGCACATGAGGTCGGACTGTGGCTTGATGCCCGGAGACGCAACGATCAAATCGGCTGGCGGCAGATCGCACGATCCGAGACTGACCTCCGCCCCCGCGCTGCGAAGGCATTCCGCGCGAGCCTCGAGAACGTCTCCTGCGCCCGAATCAACCACGGTCACCCGCACGTCCGCGCCCGCGCGTGCACGATCCAGCGCCCACGATGCCGCGGCTTCACCGGACCTGCCAAGACCCAGTACCAGGAGGTGTCCGGTCCAGTCCCGCATCCTAGACGCCCGCCTTCGTCACGAACCACAGCGCGAATCCGGCACCGGCAAGAATGCCGGTCACGATCCAGAAGCGGACCATCACCTTCGTCTCGCTCCAGCCCTTCATCTCATAGTGGTGATGCAGAGGCGCCATCCGCAGGATCCGTTTGCCGGTGAGCTTGAAGGACGCGACCTGCAACAGCACCGACAGCCCCTCGGCCACATAGATGCCGCCGAGCAGGGGCGAGAGGAGTTCCGTCTTGGTGACCACCGCCAGCGTGGCGATGACGGCTCCCAGCCCGAGAGACCCGGTGTCTCCCATGAAGATGTCGGCCGGAAAGCTGTTGTACCAGAGGAAGCCGAGGCACGCGCCGGCGACGGTGGCGGCGAAGATCGCCAGCTCCAGGTTGTCCTGGGCAAAGGCGATCGCGGCGAATACCAGCATGACGATCATGATGGTGCCGGCCGCCAGACCGTCGAGGCCGTCGGTGAGGTTCACGGTGTTCGAGAACGAGATCACCATGAACGCCACGAACGCCAGGTACAGCCACGGGAATTCGAGGCTGAACCGTCCGACCTCGAACGTAGAGGTGATCACACCCAGGTCCACGTCGCCGAGCCACGGGATCAGCACATGCGGGCTCACGTGCGCCCAATTCACCGCGAGGAAGCCGATGCCGAACGCGATGAGCGTCTGCCCGATGATCTTCGCCCTCGCCGTGAGGCCGAGCGACCGCTCCTTGACGACCTTGGCATAATCGTCGACGAACCCGAGCAGCCCGCACCCGAGCAGCGCGACCAGCGCGATGATCCCGTCCCTGCCGATCTCGCCGAGGCTCAGGTAGACGACCGCGACCACGAGCAGGATGAGCACGCCGCCCATCGTTGGTGTCCCCTGCTTCACCAGATGCCCCTGGGGGCCGTCCGCTCGCACCTGCTGCCCGATGTTCCGGAACCGCAACAGGCGGATCCACAGCGGGAACAGAACGCCTGCAAGGACGAGCGCCAGCACGGCCGCCACGAGGATCTGGTAGGTGGGGTACCGACCTATCTCAGGCAGAAGGTTGAACACGAGGCTCGATCATCCCCTCCACCACTCGCTCAAGTCCCATCACACGCGACGCCTTCACGAGCACCGTGTCACCGGGCTCGGCAAGATCGTCCAGCACCTCGGAGGCCTCGGCTGCCGTACCGCATGGCCGGACACGCTCCGGGTCCATACCCGCCGCGAGCGCGCCCTCGGCGATACGCCGCCCGCGCTCTCCTACCGTGACCAGCACGTCGACCGACGATCCGGCGATCTCCTCACCCAGCTGGAAGTGCGCGAGCTCCGTGAGCGATCCGAGTTCGGCCATGTCCCCGAGCACGGCAATGCGACGTCCGCGCGTGGGCACGTCGCCGAGCGCCGATATCGCAGCCTGCATCGAGGTCGGGTTGGCGTTGTACGCGTCGTTGATCACCGTCAGGCCCGCGGCGCTCTGGAAGGCCTCCATCCGCCACTTCGAGAACGTTGCAGCGTGCAGTCCGCGCACGATGTCGCCGATCGGCAGACCCAGGTGTGCGCCGACCGCTGCGGCGGCGAGCGCGTTGTAGACGTTGTGTCGTCCCGGCACGGGCAAGTTGACCTCGGCGGTCTCCTCGGCGATCGCGAGGGTGAACGATGGTGTCCCGTCCTCGGCGACCTGCACGTCGGCAGCGCGGACGTCGGCAGCTGCCGAGAGGCCGTAGCGGGTGATCGGTGCCGCGGCGAACGTCTCGAGCGTATCGGTCCAGCCGTCGTCGCCGTTGAGGAAGACCCGGCCGTTGTCCGGAATCGCGCGGACCAGCTCTCCCTTGGCCGAGGCGATAGCCTCCTCGGTGCCGAGCACCTCGACGTGACTCACACCCACGTTGGTCACGAGGCCCGCAGTGGGTCGTGCGATCGAGCAGAGGTGCTCGATCTGTCCGGGACCGCGCATGGCCATCTCGACCACGAGCACTTCGGTCTCCGCACCCGCATCCATGACGGTGAGCGGGACCCCAAGCTCGTTGTTGCGGTTCTCGGCGGTCGCTACGACCCGCATCCGGGTCGCGAGCACGCTGCGCAGGAAGTCCTTCGTGGTGGTCTTGCCGGTCGAGCCTGTGACGCCCACGACCGGACACATCAGCCGAGCCCGGTGATGCCGCGCAAGCGCCTCGACTGCCGCAAGCGGGTCGTCCACCCGAACGAGGACTGTCTCCGCCCGTGCGCCGCCGGTGAATGCGGCACGAACCTCGTCGTCGTCCCGGGTCACCACGATGGCGCGGGCGCCGCCGGCCAAG
This genomic interval carries:
- the murF gene encoding UDP-N-acetylmuramoyl-tripeptide--D-alanyl-D-alanine ligase: MLTLSVETLLEVTGGELLEGPRTTMVNGLVIDSRSVEPGAAFVAFPGEHADGHAYVAQALAGGARAIVVTRDDDEVRAAFTGGARAETVLVRVDDPLAAVEALARHHRARLMCPVVGVTGSTGKTTTKDFLRSVLATRMRVVATAENRNNELGVPLTVMDAGAETEVLVVEMAMRGPGQIEHLCSIARPTAGLVTNVGVSHVEVLGTEEAIASAKGELVRAIPDNGRVFLNGDDGWTDTLETFAAAPITRYGLSAAADVRAADVQVAEDGTPSFTLAIAEETAEVNLPVPGRHNVYNALAAAAVGAHLGLPIGDIVRGLHAATFSKWRMEAFQSAAGLTVINDAYNANPTSMQAAISALGDVPTRGRRIAVLGDMAELGSLTELAHFQLGEEIAGSSVDVLVTVGERGRRIAEGALAAGMDPERVRPCGTAAEASEVLDDLAEPGDTVLVKASRVMGLERVVEGMIEPRVQPSA
- the mraY gene encoding phospho-N-acetylmuramoyl-pentapeptide-transferase, producing MFNLLPEIGRYPTYQILVAAVLALVLAGVLFPLWIRLLRFRNIGQQVRADGPQGHLVKQGTPTMGGVLILLVVAVVYLSLGEIGRDGIIALVALLGCGLLGFVDDYAKVVKERSLGLTARAKIIGQTLIAFGIGFLAVNWAHVSPHVLIPWLGDVDLGVITSTFEVGRFSLEFPWLYLAFVAFMVISFSNTVNLTDGLDGLAAGTIMIVMLVFAAIAFAQDNLELAIFAATVAGACLGFLWYNSFPADIFMGDTGSLGLGAVIATLAVVTKTELLSPLLGGIYVAEGLSVLLQVASFKLTGKRILRMAPLHHHYEMKGWSETKVMVRFWIVTGILAGAGFALWFVTKAGV